The window TCAAATTGTCAGGTTTAAATTACTAGTTTATTCATTTGTAACCTTAATCACACTAAGTACAGCAAGTAGAGTCAGATGAGCTGAATTTTGAGGAAAAGTGTAGAGTGAGATGGCCTGAAACACAGATGGAGGTTTTAACATCGCCTAATTACGCAGCAATCGAAAATCATCGCTTTGTGCTCTCCGTCATATTGGAACAGACTGTTGACAGTTGGAAACAGAAAATGTCATCCAACAAGACCAGCCTGTGAGGAGGGACTGTTTGGTCCGTTTCGTGTACAGCACACATATTTCAATGCAAAGGAGCAAGGTGGCCATCTTGAATACATGAAAACATGAATGCATACACCGAGCAAAGAGGAAGTGGCAAATTTTGACTGAGGGCGGTGCTAAGAGAGCGCTGCTTGACCAATATTACTATTGTCACGAGAAACCTAAAGGTTTTCGTTCCTCTCTTGGCAGCTCGTAGGAAGTCAAACTGTGTGAAGGAGGTGGAGAAACTGCAGGAGAAAAGGGAGAAGCGTCGGCTTCAGCAGCAGGAGCTGCGGGAAAAGAGGGCTCAGGTATACGGATGGCGACAAAGTCATGTCAACAATCACGTAAGGTACGACCTCATCTTGTCTCTCCAAATCTTCTCGCAGGAGGTGGACACCACCATTCCTAATTATGAGATCATGTGCATGATTCGAGATTTCCGTGCAAGTCTAGACTACCGACCTCTGACCTCAGCCGATCTGGTGAGGAGAAAGCATTACTTCTTGACTTAATGTAGAGtacttgacccccccccccctcccccactcaTCAAcgtaacattttaacattgcGGCACTCAGATCGAAGAACATCGAATATGCGTATGTGTGAGGAAACGTCCGCTGAATAGAAAAGGTGCGTTGATTCAAATCTTAGCTGCTGTGTTGATTGGGTGACTAATTCTTGGTTTCTGTTTCAGAGCTCACCATGAAGGATTTGGATGTGATAACCGTCCCCAGTAAGGACGTGGTGATGGTCCACGAACCTAAACAGAAGGTAGACCTGACTCGCTTCCTGGAGAACCAAACCTTCCGCTTCGACTACGCCTTTGACGATGCCACCGCCAATGAGATGGTttacaggttggttgagtttcTTTGCCGCTGCTTGTCCTGCGTCTAAATTTCAATTGATGAAAATTATTATGAAGCGGCTGTATGATGTTCTCTTCTCTGAAGGTTCACTGCCAGACCGTTAGTGGAGACCATCTTTGAGAGGGGCATGGCCACGTGCTTTGCCTATgggcaaacaggaagtggtaaAACTCATGTGAGTAGCTTTTCACGGAGATGGCAAGTTCAAAtataaatccttttttttttttttttttttaaatcctaaaACTTTTATATTTTAGACAATGGGTGGCGATTTTTCTGGGAAGAACCAAGACTGCTCTAAAGGAATTTATGCATTGGCTGGTAAGACAAAGGCCACGGGTTAACGTTTAAAAAGCATCTACAGGTACTTTGGCTTTCAACAAAAGTTTTTATGTCCAGCCCGGGATGTATTTCTCATGTTGAAGAAACCCAATTACAAGAAATTAGAGCTACAAGTGTATGCAACCTTTTTTGAAATCTACAGTGGAAAGGTGAGGATAAAACAACGttggtttgtcttttttcttttttttttttttgagctcATCACTGTCGACTCCACTGTGTATGTTTTGTAAGGTGTTTGACCTCCTGAATCGCAAAACTAAACTGAGGGTACTGGAAGACCGAAAACAGCAAGTGCAGGTTGTGGGGCTTCAGGAGAAGGAGGTCAAGTGCACAGATGATGTCCTGAAACTCATAGAAGTGGGCAACAGCTGCAGGTACGCAAGTTGAAACCGTTCGTTGGTTCGTGTGATAGACTTCATCAAACCCACGTACATAATCGTTTTCTTCTTTCCCCAGGACATCGGGGCAGACATCAGCCAACGCCCACTCGTCTCGCAGCCACGCCGTGTTCCAGATCATTCTTCGGAGGAAGGGCAAGCTTCACGGCAAGTTCTCCCTCATCGACCTGGCCGGGAACGAGAGGGGCGCCGATACTTCAAGTTCTGACCGCCAGACTCGCCTGGAGGGTGCCGAGATCAACAAAAGCCTGCTGGCCCTCAAGGTTTGCGCAAAGTCAAATGAGCGTCTTGTCTGTATGTATGGTTACAACATAAAATAATCTTTGTTCCCTCCATCGTCTTACAGGAGTGCATCAGGGCTCTTGGCCGCAACAAGCCACACACTCCATTCCGAGCTAGTAAACTCACCCAGGTCCTGCGGGACTCCTTCATTGGTGAAAATTCCCGTACGTGCATGGTGAGTCCATTAGCTCTGCATCCAGATGGCTCCATGTATCCCTCGCACAGTCTgtatctgacttttttttgtctttgtttgggCAGATTGCAACAATCTCTCCTGGTATGACATCCTGCGAGAATACACTCAACACGCTCCGCTACGCCAACAGGTGCTCATCTTCACCTTCCACAGTTTAATTGTTGTCCTATAAGGCCACATCCCTTGTTGCCTTAACAAAGATGGTCGCTGAGCTTTACTCGTGATGCGGGTGAAAGTGCTTCCTAATTCTTGGCGGTTCTTGTCTGACTCTTTCCCTTTATTCTTCTTGCCTCTCCCTTTCCCACGCTGCCCCTCTATGCCCTGGCGTAGAGTAAAGGAGTTTGGGATTAGTCCGTCAGACATCCCCTTCTCTCAGGGTGGTCAGGGGAGTCGCACTGAGCACTCTCCCACCAATACCTTTGAGTACGATGACTTTGCTGCTACTCCCCCCGGCAGGTCAAGCGCTTGCACCGcactacacaaacacaagcgcATGAGCTTTTGTCAGGTATGCACGAGGTAGCACAATGAGATCAAATACGAGTTGGATCAAAAAATCCGTACCGTAGTTTGTCACTTAGGGGCGGCATGAAAGctaaattaatttttaaaatgcctCGCTCGCTTCCTTAGACAATCAAGTAAACAAAATTAAGAGCATGCCTGCGCAGCAGTATGTAGTTTGGCAGTTAAATAAAGTAAAGCTGACATAATATAGTGCAGCTTTGAGTGGTGCACCTCAGTCTTCCTCCCAATCAACTCAATGCATACACTGCCTGCTTCATTCTCACCACCATAAATTGGCTCATGAAAACGTCTTCCTCTTGTATTTGTGCCTCTCATCAAATCaatgtttgattgatttagtgtaaaatagaattaaaaaaagaaatccaatgAAAGTTTTATGACTACTCACTACAGAGCTGCAGGGCTTGTATTGGATCCCATTGTGCAAGAGTACCTAATGCAGTGGCCACTTAGTGTGTTACAGACACGATTTATATTCCGTTTCGGCAGCAACCCTTTACTGCTGGACACATCTTTCAGCCTTTTTCCACTTTCATCTGCACGTGACtcaattttattcattgtctgacttttttttgcctgcaatggcaacattttcttttcattctccTTTACGTTATCATTCTTACATCTTTGAGTGGACGTATGACCAACGTTGGCCTTACATAAGAACCTCGTAAGTTTGGTGCGAATTTCTGTCACAAATAGTGAAAATGTATAGATGAGTGACTGAGGGAGAAGCTCCCAGCaagataattgacttttgcaCAAGCCACTCCTCTCCATGCATGACATCACTGCTCCTACGATGTCGCCATCCTGTCCCCATCAAACAACCACCAGCATTTCTCTAAGTGGGACTGCTCAGTAAATATGATCAATACTGATGAGATCAATGTTCCTTTGGTGTTCAGGGTGAAGGAACTTACCGTGGACCACAACCAGGTGATGGAGGGAGGCCGTGCCAACATCCACACAGTCAACCAGCTGGACTTTATAGACGAGGAATGGCAGAACAGTTCGCCGCAGAGAGATGACCTCAAGCTGCTCTGTGAGCAGAACGTAAGTCGTGTGCAGTTCGCGCTTCACATTTACCTCTGATTACCAACCAAGGCGCCATAAAGATTAGCACCTAATTTACTTTAACTTAATTCGTTGGTTAGATATTTATCTTAGTTCATCTatcaatcaaattaaataatcaaCCAAGATACTATTAAAAAAGGTTTCAGGATGATCCAAATGAAGCTCATCAGTCTGAGTATGTTTTGCCATGTCTCCCAGGAGGAGGAAGTGTCTCCTCAGCTCTTCTCCTTCCACGAGGCTGTCTCTCAGTTGGTGGAAATGGAGGAGCAGGTCCTTGAGGACCACCGGGCTGTTTTTCAGGTTAGACCATTGAAGAAATTTGAAGTACTTTTAAATTGCTTCATTTTAtgatagaaataaataattttttccccctattCTCAGGAGTCCATCAGGTGGCTGGAGGACGAGAAGGACCTCTTGAAGATGACAGAAGAGGTGGATTACGATGTAGAATCATATGCCACTCAGCTGGAGAAGATCCTGGACCAGAAGATAGACATCCTCACTGAGCTCCGAGGTTTGACTGAAGCAGATTCACATCCAAGCTGTTTCCATCATATCTCTTCACACCGATCTCTTATTCTCCTTTGTTTCATCTAGATAAAGTGAAATCATTCCGCTGTGCTCTtcaagaggaggagaaggccaGCAAGCAGATCAACCCTAAGAGGCCACGTGCTCTTTAGTGAGACTGAAGAGGTGGAAAGAGAACCACTAGACGGATGTTTGTCTGTCGaagcacaaacaaaaggaCTGGCCTTCCCAACAGGCTTAAACATTTGCAACTGTTATGATGACTCTTCATAGAAATTGACTGTGTTGCTATGGTTATTTAGGAAGAACACATGGGAAAGGAAATAGTTCATTTCGTTTTTTCATGGAGAATGTTTAGTTGTTTAACTATTCTccttaaattattttctttaatacTTGTTTGTACTTTTCGAACTGTTTTTTGACATGGTTTGTCACACAAAACCAGCGTTTGATTTACGGTTGCCCCGGCTAACGTGTACAGTCTGCATGTGCACTAATGTTATGgcatcattgtttttgtcactaTATAGTCACGTCTGAAATGCAGTCTCCATAATTCCACTTCATGAGGAAGAAGCAGCAGTGTCGCTCACTTTGATTTGTGCCATTAGTTTCTAAACTTAGTCAGCATTTTTTCCATCCCTGTTACAATTTGTTCTAAAAACAActggaaaggaaaaacaacaataaatgtgAATAGTGAAAAACACTAAAGTTGAGTTTTGTGGCATAGTGGAAAGGAAGGCCCCAAGGAGCTTCAgggagctagctagctaagcCAGATTGTGGCAGCGTTTCTACTTTCAGAACCTGGATTTGATACCTCTAATCTTTACAACCAAGTCCATTATGCTCTGTGACATTAGAATCTCAATATGAGTTCTTGACGTatcttttatttacaataagaCATTTCTAAAAGGGCTCTAGATGAAAGAAATACTTTAGTCTTTGACTTGTGGAATACCAATCACTGGTGTCTCTTCCTGGCTGTGTGCCTTTAGGAAAAGTGGATCCCTGCTGCATTGAACGCATGAAGCAATCTGAGGAGTAGAAATATGTGCAATGGGTAAGAAATCTATTCATGGATTAAACTCAGTGAAAGAATGCTCTTGGATGTACAGGGGATCCTCAGTTTACGACGTCAATTCATTCCTACGTGGCGATGTAaaggaataaaatgaaacagtaATAAacgaaagaaaacaattcctTACCTTTATTCCTGTGGTTGGCTTGCACACTGGAAGGAGCATTGCAAGAGAGACGACCCAACAGTCCAAAAGAGCGTATTTTAGGACGCCTTTACGGTGCTTACGACCCAAAACCGCTTAGGTCGAAAAAAAGGCTTTAAATATATTAGACGTGTGTCgtaaacacaaaacagcatAACTCGAGGATGTCGTAAACCGAGGACCCCTTatgtaattaaaatagttgtcGCTCCTATTTCCTGAGCGATGTCATTTTAACATGATTGTCAGACAGTAGCTCAGATTTGCAGGAATGCCATTTAGCAGATTAtctgaaatattaaaatgaggGAGTATTCAACTTACACCATGAAGTC is drawn from Syngnathus acus chromosome 9, fSynAcu1.2, whole genome shotgun sequence and contains these coding sequences:
- the LOC119127783 gene encoding kinesin-like protein KIF2A isoform X2, which gives rise to MAVAFGKLVVGTYVEIKRSDGRIHEAMVTSLNEDNESVTVEWIEHGDTKGKEIDLESIFTLNPDVGPDEEIVPSPETPPPITGVKVNKIAKNRGTIAPSKIDTPSRDSRVIPTQARLHPSQHAESAVVPLSQQVQPPQAPTQQQLQNARRKSNCVKEVEKLQEKREKRRLQQQELREKRAQEVDTTIPNYEIMCMIRDFRASLDYRPLTSADLIEEHRICVCVRKRPLNRKELTMKDLDVITVPSKDVVMVHEPKQKVDLTRFLENQTFRFDYAFDDATANEMVYRFTARPLVETIFERGMATCFAYGQTGSGKTHTMGGDFSGKNQDCSKGIYALAARDVFLMLKKPNYKKLELQVYATFFEIYSGKVFDLLNRKTKLRVLEDRKQQVQVVGLQEKEVKCTDDVLKLIEVGNSCRTSGQTSANAHSSRSHAVFQIILRRKGKLHGKFSLIDLAGNERGADTSSSDRQTRLEGAEINKSLLALKECIRALGRNKPHTPFRASKLTQVLRDSFIGENSRTCMIATISPGMTSCENTLNTLRYANRVKEFGISPSDIPFSQGGQGSRTEHSPTNTFEYDDFAATPPGRVKELTVDHNQVMEGGRANIHTVNQLDFIDEEWQNSSPQRDDLKLLCEQNEEEVSPQLFSFHEAVSQLVEMEEQVLEDHRAVFQESIRWLEDEKDLLKMTEEVDYDVESYATQLEKILDQKIDILTELRDKVKSFRCALQEEEKASKQINPKRPRAL
- the LOC119127783 gene encoding kinesin-like protein KIF2A isoform X1, which encodes MAVAFGKLVVGTYVEIKRSDGRIHEAMVTSLNEDNESVTVEWIEHGDTKGKEIDLESIFTLNPDVGPDEEIVPSPETPPPITGVKVNKIAKNRGTIAPSKIDTPSRDSRVIPTQARLHPSQHAESAVVPLSQQVQPPQAPTQQQLQNESLHPPLTRKEIGQLSRRKSNCVKEVEKLQEKREKRRLQQQELREKRAQEVDTTIPNYEIMCMIRDFRASLDYRPLTSADLIEEHRICVCVRKRPLNRKELTMKDLDVITVPSKDVVMVHEPKQKVDLTRFLENQTFRFDYAFDDATANEMVYRFTARPLVETIFERGMATCFAYGQTGSGKTHTMGGDFSGKNQDCSKGIYALAARDVFLMLKKPNYKKLELQVYATFFEIYSGKVFDLLNRKTKLRVLEDRKQQVQVVGLQEKEVKCTDDVLKLIEVGNSCRTSGQTSANAHSSRSHAVFQIILRRKGKLHGKFSLIDLAGNERGADTSSSDRQTRLEGAEINKSLLALKECIRALGRNKPHTPFRASKLTQVLRDSFIGENSRTCMIATISPGMTSCENTLNTLRYANRVKEFGISPSDIPFSQGGQGSRTEHSPTNTFEYDDFAATPPGRVKELTVDHNQVMEGGRANIHTVNQLDFIDEEWQNSSPQRDDLKLLCEQNEEEVSPQLFSFHEAVSQLVEMEEQVLEDHRAVFQESIRWLEDEKDLLKMTEEVDYDVESYATQLEKILDQKIDILTELRDKVKSFRCALQEEEKASKQINPKRPRAL
- the LOC119127783 gene encoding kinesin-like protein KIF2A isoform X3; its protein translation is MAVAFGKLVVGTYVEIKRSDGRIHEAMVTSLNEDNESVTVEWIEHGDTKGKEIDLESIFTLNPDVGPDEEIVPSPETPPPITGVKVNKIAKNRGTIAPSKIDTPSRDSRVIPTQARLHPSQHAESAVVPLSQQVQPPQAPTQQQLQNESLHPPLTRKEIGQLSRRKSNCVKEVEKLQEKREKRRLQQQELREKRAQEVDTTIPNYEIMCMIRDFRASLDYRPLTSADLIEEHRICVCVRKRPLNRKELTMKDLDVITVPSKDVVMVHEPKQKVDLTRFLENQTFRFDYAFDDATANEMVYRFTARPLVETIFERGMATCFAYGQTGSGKTHTMGGDFSGKNQDCSKGIYALAARDVFLMLKKPNYKKLELQVYATFFEIYSGKVFDLLNRKTKLRVLEDRKQQVQVVGLQEKEVKCTDDVLKLIEVGNSCRTSGQTSANAHSSRSHAVFQIILRRKGKLHGKFSLIDLAGNERGADTSSSDRQTRLEGAEINKSLLALKECIRALGRNKPHTPFRASKLTQVLRDSFIGENSRTCMIATISPGMTSCENTLNTLRYANRVKELTVDHNQVMEGGRANIHTVNQLDFIDEEWQNSSPQRDDLKLLCEQNEEEVSPQLFSFHEAVSQLVEMEEQVLEDHRAVFQESIRWLEDEKDLLKMTEEVDYDVESYATQLEKILDQKIDILTELRDKVKSFRCALQEEEKASKQINPKRPRAL